The genomic stretch CCCTCTTTCCTGCACTGGTACGGACATGCCTCGTTCCGTCTGCAGGACGGCGAGCGGCAGATCTACATCGACCCTTGGAAGATGCCCGCCACAGCGCCGCTGGCTGACATTGTGTTGGTGACCCACTCCCACTTCGACCACTTCGACCCCAGCAGCATCGCCCAGCTGGTCAAGGGGAACACGCGACTGGTGGCGCCACGTGACGTCATTGCGCAGGCGCAAAAGTCCAAGGAGCTGGCCGGGCTGCGTGCCAAACCTGGGAACCTTATCTCAGTGGCCCCAGGGGATACTGTGCGGGTGAATGGGGTGGAGATAGTCGCGGTGCCGGCGTACAACGTGGGCAAAGAGTTCCACCCCAAGGCAAATCAGTGGGTGGGATACCTCGTCAGGATGGGCAGCGGACTGGTGATCTACCACGCCGGCGACACGGATTTTGTGCCTGAGATGGCACGGCTTCGGTCGGACGTGGCGCTCTTGCCCATAGGTGGCACCTACACCATGGGGCCGGAGGAAGCGGCCAAGGCGGCGCAGGCGATGGGGGCACGCGTGGTCGTGCCGATGCACTATGGCGCGATCGTCGGCAGCAGCAAAGACGCCGATCGGTTGCGCGAACTTGTGGGCAAGAGCGTGGTGGTGCTGACCAGGGAGAAGTAAACGGGATGCTTTCCTCCGTGGCCACGAAGGCGCGCAGCGGCATCGTGACGCTGCTGACCGACTTTGGTACGGCAGACGCCTTCGTCGGGGTCATGAAAGGGGTGATTCTCGGCATCAACCCGGCAGCACGC from Calditrichota bacterium encodes the following:
- a CDS encoding MBL fold metallo-hydrolase, which encodes MVLQARAQERALDVPSFLHWYGHASFRLQDGERQIYIDPWKMPATAPLADIVLVTHSHFDHFDPSSIAQLVKGNTRLVAPRDVIAQAQKSKELAGLRAKPGNLISVAPGDTVRVNGVEIVAVPAYNVGKEFHPKANQWVGYLVRMGSGLVIYHAGDTDFVPEMARLRSDVALLPIGGTYTMGPEEAAKAAQAMGARVVVPMHYGAIVGSSKDADRLRELVGKSVVVLTREK